The DNA region GCATTCACAGCTATGTTGAGATTTTCAGATCGAATAGACGAAACAGTAGTTGACTCAGATGATGCGAGTCGTTGCAAAACAGACGAAATTATGGATTATTTCCAGGTAACTTGTCATATGTAGAATTTAAGATATCAACGAAAAGATAAATATcccaacaaattttttaaagtagatgaaataaaaagagCGCAATTAGGGCGGCTTTTTTAAGCTATGAAAAGCACCTTAACGTAACAATCGGAGAAAAAAATCTTAGGACAACAATGACGTGATaaactttgttttttaatatcagtTTGTTTCTGTAATTCTGTTCATAACACATAGTTATATTTATTACTTACAGAACCAATGTTTGTCGGTGAAATGTTCGAGTCCATTCTCCTTTGACAAAAACAAGAAGACGTGTTCCAAAGTATTTTTAGACATAAAGAACATGTACGAACTGAGTTTACATGTTACAATGGACGCCAACAGCAAGCCCGAATTCTTACTTCCTTATATAAAAGACTATCTACGGCATGGAAGTTCTGTATGGGAGATTCTTTGGAATCAGGTTTACGAAGTGTCCATTGTAAATATGTCGTCCCCTATCCATGCCATCTACCACCTGATTTATTATGACTACGACTCAATGAGTAGAATTGAGTATGTCTTGAAAATAGTCGATTACATTACAAGTATGTTCGGAATGGTCAATGATGTTGACATCCTAACAGATCGATTCTACGAAGATTTCGATAATCTGAGTTCTTATCATTTCCCTTATGATGGGAGACCTCTTCAACAAAAAATAAGCGCGTTCACTCTCAGTCCTTCGAAGTTCAATTATAACGTAAATATAAAACGTTTTTCAAAGTTACTTATATGCCCATTTATAACCTTAGAGAACTATACCACCTTcttaagcaaaacaaaatacgattTGTGTGTTATCGAAATCGACGTTTGTTTTCAAGAATCAGAGTTTCTTAAGGCAAATGATTCATACTTAGTTTGTTTGgaaaaatttatgaaaagtATGGAGAAATTGTCCACACCACGCATGTTGTCAAGCTATGACGGCGTAGAAGGCGTCATGTCTTTGGTCTGTACGTGTATTTCTGTTGCCAGTCTGTTGTATGTGGCGGTGACATTCGCTTTGTTCAAGTCACTTAGGACGTTTCCGGGGAAGCTAATTCTGGTCCTCTCTCTCAGTCTTATCATTGCACATCTCCTATACCAGTTTGGTTTATTCCAAACGGATCACCGTACGATATGCACTGTTCTTGGGATAATGATCCATTTCTCATGGCTTTGGGTCATTTTTTGGATGAACATATCCTGTTTCCACATGGTGAACGTTTTTACTCGAACGATGCCTCTCGCCACACACACAAATTCCAGGTTTTTCTGTTACACTCTCTATGTTTTCTTTTGTTCTGTTTCGTTTGTCGGCATCAATATTGTTGTCAGTGAAATACAAGGTAACGGTATTGGCTATGGAGACATCTTTTGCTGGATATCGCGTACAGAAATGGTGAGGTATGTTTTTGCACTACCGCTGGGATTGGTAGTCATTTTCAATGTTCTGATGTTTCTAGGTGTTGTCATATCTCTCCAAAGAAGACCGAATTTACAGCAAAGCAAGGACCGTAATCGCCAGGACTTTGTCATCTTTGTCAAACTGACCAGCATCACCGGGGTCTCTTGGGTGTTTGGGTTTTTGTACGAATGGTTAGGTATCAAGGTGTTTTCATACCTATTTATCGTGTTGACTGGTTCTCAGGGACTGTACCTGATGATAGCCTTCTCTTGCAACTCGCGAGTAAAACGTCTCTATACGGCTGCATTCCAAGGATCTCGGACAAACTCGACTTCCAAATCGAACTCCTCGTCA from Crassostrea angulata isolate pt1a10 chromosome 7, ASM2561291v2, whole genome shotgun sequence includes:
- the LOC128155901 gene encoding uncharacterized protein LOC128155901; protein product: MKKHHHCILRFMILFFLDCQIHAFLDEKLLLVIDEENVLEEMNSSYSAIQHGDSKSEMVPLYGKTVSRKTRSLGTRQINPDPTGYDSNSTIKFPTADDRNQTKMVLDNLNLTSDILYRTLQIDHLYCPMSTTCLLSPRLRYPDIIPYRSCCGTCSCAKDCHVSRTCCADADTDVTETSSNVDCILPQYLPYDKSEVNHHLNQIISVVKCKSEYTWLKERELCEEPGEMLSSLDTSLPVIANDTVYRNRFCALCNGASESDIQSFAGQLVCPDGMGVYAYTISDLLEQLVNERRCNILFHFPQNTLDNIVFKSRCNVGFVRECNETGKWRQHDPDIERACKSYTHIYRGIYRNVFCYICNNEIDPFMKCSYDDITTSGGFVMGAFTAMLRFSDRIDETVVDSDDASRCKTDEIMDYFQNQCLSVKCSSPFSFDKNKKTCSKVFLDIKNMYELSLHVTMDANSKPEFLLPYIKDYLRHGSSVWEILWNQVYEVSIVNMSSPIHAIYHLIYYDYDSMSRIEYVLKIVDYITSMFGMVNDVDILTDRFYEDFDNLSSYHFPYDGRPLQQKISAFTLSPSKFNYNVNIKRFSKLLICPFITLENYTTFLSKTKYDLCVIEIDVCFQESEFLKANDSYLVCLEKFMKSMEKLSTPRMLSSYDGVEGVMSLVCTCISVASLLYVAVTFALFKSLRTFPGKLILVLSLSLIIAHLLYQFGLFQTDHRTICTVLGIMIHFSWLWVIFWMNISCFHMVNVFTRTMPLATHTNSRFFCYTLYVFFCSVSFVGINIVVSEIQGNGIGYGDIFCWISRTEMVRYVFALPLGLVVIFNVLMFLGVVISLQRRPNLQQSKDRNRQDFVIFVKLTSITGVSWVFGFLYEWLGIKVFSYLFIVLTGSQGLYLMIAFSCNSRVKRLYTAAFQGSRTNSTSKSNSSSYHVTKISRNSA